A single window of Sneathiella limimaris DNA harbors:
- a CDS encoding OmpA/MotB family protein: MFEPLPQPTNRRQNTMWLTSLADLLALLLAFFVLVFAMNEIKRDNWEKVLEFLGNPLNINSEQTETGPTAEENVELFTEQRAFDLDYLQNILKAKVSSSEELTNVEVFKAADRLIISFIGDSFFGQGGNDVTGKLLDATRMLGETLRYVKNRIEVYGHSDPVPIQNRAPDALSNWTLSLSRAVSVSETLEKAGYGYPVQVYGLADSRYFELDPSNGEEKNFQLARRIDIVIREAKGANR; the protein is encoded by the coding sequence ATGTTTGAACCGCTTCCTCAGCCGACAAATCGACGACAGAACACAATGTGGCTTACGTCTCTTGCTGACTTGCTGGCGTTATTATTGGCGTTTTTTGTTCTGGTTTTTGCAATGAACGAGATCAAAAGAGATAACTGGGAAAAGGTGCTAGAGTTCCTGGGAAACCCGCTAAACATCAATAGTGAACAGACAGAAACTGGCCCAACTGCAGAGGAAAATGTTGAGCTGTTTACGGAACAGCGTGCGTTTGATCTGGACTATTTGCAGAATATTCTGAAAGCTAAAGTTTCAAGCAGTGAAGAGCTGACTAATGTGGAGGTTTTTAAGGCTGCTGATCGCCTGATCATTTCCTTTATTGGCGACAGTTTCTTTGGGCAAGGCGGCAACGACGTCACTGGAAAACTCTTGGATGCAACTCGGATGCTGGGCGAAACCCTTCGCTACGTGAAAAACCGTATAGAGGTTTATGGTCATTCAGATCCAGTTCCTATCCAAAATAGGGCTCCGGACGCTTTGTCAAATTGGACATTGTCGCTTTCGCGCGCGGTGTCTGTTTCTGAGACGCTCGAAAAAGCTGGCTATGGATATCCGGTACAGGTCTATGGACTGGCGGACTCTCGTTATTTTGAATTGGATCCTTCTAATGGTGAGGAAAAGAATTTCCAACTAGCGAGGAGAATAGATATTGTCATTCGGGAAGCAAAAGGTGCCAATCGATGA
- a CDS encoding 2-hydroxychromene-2-carboxylate isomerase has translation MTLEADLFWSFRSPYSYLATPQYRRMTEDYDLKINVRPVYPIAIRTPEFFKSVNPKWIPYLMLDCKRIADYRGMGFKWPNPDPVVIDRTNGTIAKEQPYIRMITRLGMKAVEAGKGLSFIDEVSRSIFDGSTTNWHLPETLEKTVARAGLSLTELTQQVEGNEDKIDVDISRNQEALDDSGHWGVPTLVFNGEPFFGQDRVDLALWRMKQHGLTARKN, from the coding sequence ATGACACTTGAGGCAGATCTCTTTTGGTCTTTTAGAAGCCCATACTCTTATCTCGCAACCCCACAATATAGACGGATGACGGAGGACTACGATCTAAAGATCAATGTCCGGCCAGTCTATCCAATTGCAATTCGAACCCCTGAATTCTTTAAATCCGTCAATCCAAAATGGATCCCTTATTTAATGCTCGATTGCAAAAGAATTGCTGATTATCGAGGCATGGGATTTAAATGGCCAAATCCAGATCCTGTTGTCATTGATCGTACAAATGGAACCATTGCCAAAGAACAACCCTACATCCGCATGATTACCCGTCTAGGGATGAAAGCGGTAGAAGCTGGCAAAGGACTTTCATTTATTGATGAAGTGTCCCGCTCCATCTTTGATGGGAGTACCACCAACTGGCATCTACCTGAAACATTGGAAAAAACTGTCGCCAGAGCAGGACTCTCTCTGACTGAGCTCACACAGCAGGTTGAAGGAAATGAGGATAAGATAGACGTAGATATTTCAAGAAACCAGGAAGCGTTGGACGACTCAGGTCATTGGGGGGTCCCCACTCTTGTTTTTAATGGAGAACCCTTCTTTGGTCAGGATCGTGTAGATCTTGCTCTATGGCGCATGAAACAACACGGACTAACAGCTCGAAAGAATTAA
- a CDS encoding DUF6065 family protein, whose amino-acid sequence MGIQSTLEKPDPEQHAAPDPLIRFYRLIQDTPLPQRADRSAGGLIPTRAFRYCEPMTAASAFGWYIFPPMNFQVLWTGSELFWQFDECEDWLPLGAAQYPYFSDFFDDHCPKELMGYAPPFISAAPEPGVLKVWSGLFARTRPGWSSLVRKPANLPGHQTYEHYEGIIETDRWFGPLFMNFRLTKTDQPIFFQREMPLFQVQPVERLTYQDKTLNNFETIASIDDFTNEDWNDYYQLAVAPGTPQERPRGLYARSSRKNRTPSPEK is encoded by the coding sequence ATGGGTATCCAATCCACATTGGAAAAACCAGATCCGGAGCAGCATGCTGCTCCGGATCCCCTCATTCGGTTCTATCGCCTCATTCAAGACACCCCTCTTCCTCAAAGAGCTGATCGATCTGCGGGTGGTTTAATTCCAACACGGGCCTTCCGCTACTGTGAACCAATGACAGCGGCATCTGCATTTGGATGGTATATCTTTCCACCTATGAATTTTCAGGTTCTCTGGACCGGGTCAGAGCTTTTCTGGCAATTTGATGAATGCGAAGATTGGTTGCCTCTAGGCGCTGCTCAATACCCCTATTTTTCGGATTTTTTTGATGATCATTGCCCGAAAGAACTTATGGGCTATGCACCGCCATTTATTTCGGCTGCACCTGAACCTGGTGTCCTAAAAGTTTGGAGTGGCCTTTTCGCCAGAACACGTCCTGGCTGGAGCAGCCTTGTTCGTAAGCCGGCCAATCTGCCGGGTCATCAAACGTATGAGCATTATGAAGGTATCATTGAAACGGACAGGTGGTTCGGACCACTTTTCATGAATTTTCGCCTAACAAAGACTGATCAACCTATTTTCTTCCAACGAGAAATGCCTCTTTTTCAGGTCCAGCCAGTTGAACGGCTCACCTATCAGGACAAAACTCTGAATAATTTTGAGACTATAGCCTCAATAGACGACTTCACAAACGAAGACTGGAATGACTACTACCAATTGGCTGTTGCACCGGGCACTCCTCAAGAACGGCCAAGAGGGCTTTACGCCAGATCTTCCCGAAAAAATCGAACTCCCTCCCCAGAAAAGTGA
- a CDS encoding threonine ammonia-lyase, with translation MTPSLQSLNLARQTLDGQAVLTPLLESPALNEKIGFRLFVKAEMLQKTGSFKFRGAFNAISQLNDEQKSKGVFAYSSGNHAQGIALAAKLLGTHATILMPEDSPTIKKENTRGYGAEVLTYDRYTQSREEIGLQISKEKELTLIKPYDNPDVISGQGTVGLEIVDQLSEQNLKADVITVPCGGGGLTSGISIAIKALSSGTCVYAAEPEGFDDTKRSLESGSRLSNDGNHKSICDAIVTPMPGEVTFPILRQNDVRGLTVSEEDVKEAMRVAFHYFKLVVEPGGAVALAALLSDKMAEKPTVAVAVTSGGNVDPDLYCSILSSK, from the coding sequence ATGACCCCTTCCCTTCAGTCGCTTAACCTGGCTCGGCAAACGCTCGATGGCCAGGCTGTCCTTACCCCTTTACTTGAATCTCCTGCCCTGAATGAAAAAATCGGCTTTAGACTGTTTGTTAAAGCGGAAATGCTCCAAAAGACTGGATCGTTTAAATTTCGAGGGGCTTTCAATGCAATTTCCCAATTGAATGACGAGCAAAAATCAAAAGGCGTCTTTGCTTACTCCAGCGGCAATCACGCTCAAGGTATTGCTCTGGCTGCAAAACTTCTTGGGACACATGCGACAATCTTGATGCCGGAAGATAGCCCAACCATAAAGAAAGAAAATACTAGAGGTTATGGTGCTGAGGTCCTCACCTATGATCGCTATACGCAGTCCCGAGAAGAAATCGGGCTTCAAATTTCCAAAGAAAAAGAGCTGACACTGATAAAGCCTTACGACAATCCAGATGTCATTTCGGGGCAAGGCACAGTCGGCCTTGAAATTGTCGATCAATTGAGTGAACAGAACTTAAAAGCTGATGTTATTACTGTTCCCTGTGGCGGTGGCGGACTGACCAGCGGCATCAGCATTGCTATCAAAGCGTTATCCTCTGGAACATGTGTATATGCTGCGGAGCCCGAAGGGTTTGACGATACAAAAAGATCGCTGGAAAGTGGGTCTCGTCTTTCGAATGACGGCAATCATAAAAGCATCTGTGATGCGATAGTCACTCCAATGCCCGGTGAAGTAACCTTTCCTATCCTGCGACAGAATGATGTGCGCGGCCTGACAGTATCAGAAGAGGACGTCAAAGAGGCAATGCGCGTCGCCTTTCACTATTTTAAGCTTGTCGTAGAACCTGGAGGTGCAGTAGCGCTTGCTGCGCTCTTATCAGACAAAATGGCTGAAAAGCCGACTGTCGCAGTTGCGGTTACTTCTGGGGGCAATGTAGATCCTGATCTCTATTGCTCCATACTCAGTTCTAAATAA
- a CDS encoding alpha/beta fold hydrolase, with protein MSYVEDYYQSEDGLNLCFRSYGHSSQRLPIICLSGLTRNSQDFDEFAETFSRDRQIFTLDYRGRGKSDYDPNYQNYNPQTYLQDIFRFLESQKIEKAVFLGTSLGGLLSIAIGGLAPKYVGGIILNDVGPEVASAGGSRIAGYVGKDVRFQSLEEIAAAQKEQYTSAYPDVEDSYWLETAKVSFTYDDKDKNFRPNYDLGLGKALVEQIEEGNSIDLWPVFENLKNIPMLAIRGALSDVLSEETFQKMQDILPEMQHITLPNRGHVPLLNEPQSLQALTRFLDKT; from the coding sequence ATGAGTTACGTAGAAGATTATTACCAGTCAGAAGACGGCCTCAACCTCTGCTTCAGAAGTTATGGACATTCGTCTCAACGCCTTCCCATTATCTGCTTGTCAGGTCTGACCCGCAACTCGCAGGATTTTGATGAATTTGCTGAGACTTTCTCTAGAGACCGTCAAATCTTTACCCTTGATTACAGAGGTCGGGGAAAATCTGACTATGACCCCAATTATCAGAACTACAACCCACAAACCTATCTTCAGGATATATTCCGCTTCCTAGAGAGCCAGAAGATAGAAAAAGCTGTTTTTCTTGGAACTTCCTTAGGCGGCCTTCTCTCAATCGCAATCGGTGGCCTAGCCCCAAAATATGTTGGGGGAATTATCTTAAACGATGTGGGTCCTGAAGTTGCGAGTGCAGGTGGGAGCCGAATAGCCGGTTATGTTGGAAAGGATGTTCGCTTTCAGTCCCTTGAAGAGATAGCCGCGGCCCAGAAAGAACAATACACCTCAGCTTATCCTGATGTTGAGGACAGCTATTGGCTAGAGACTGCGAAAGTCAGCTTCACATATGATGATAAAGATAAAAACTTCCGCCCGAACTATGATCTTGGTTTGGGTAAAGCTCTGGTCGAACAGATTGAAGAGGGAAATTCAATCGACCTTTGGCCAGTATTTGAAAATCTCAAGAACATACCCATGCTTGCAATCAGAGGTGCGCTATCTGATGTTCTGAGTGAAGAAACTTTCCAGAAAATGCAAGACATCCTTCCCGAGATGCAACATATTACCTTACCCAACCGTGGACATGTTCCCCTCCTTAACGAGCCACAATCCCTCCAAGCTTTAACCCGATTTTTGGATAAAACATAA
- a CDS encoding haloacid dehalogenase type II, with the protein MTSGKLEDIKACVFDAYGTLFDVDAAARQEQEALGDQWKSISDVWRLKQLQYTWLRSLQGNYIDFWRVTGDALDFALQSANISDGKLRERLMNLYMTLTAYEEVTEVLERLKGAGIKCAILSNGSPDMLKAAVNNAGIHDLLDGVYSVASVKVYKPHPSVYDLAVTGLDLDARQISFQSSNGWDAYSAKDYGFKTLWCNRFGQAEERLPSSPDFQITNLREMLPILGV; encoded by the coding sequence ATGACCTCTGGAAAACTAGAAGACATCAAAGCATGCGTTTTTGACGCATACGGCACTCTATTTGATGTGGATGCCGCCGCCCGTCAGGAACAGGAGGCTTTAGGAGATCAATGGAAATCAATTTCCGATGTTTGGCGGCTTAAACAACTTCAATACACTTGGCTTCGCAGCTTACAAGGAAACTATATTGATTTCTGGCGCGTAACGGGAGACGCCTTAGACTTCGCCTTGCAAAGTGCCAACATCTCTGATGGAAAACTGCGTGAAAGGCTCATGAACCTATACATGACCCTCACCGCCTATGAAGAAGTAACAGAGGTTTTGGAGAGACTAAAAGGCGCAGGCATAAAATGTGCCATTCTCTCAAACGGCTCTCCGGATATGCTGAAGGCAGCCGTCAATAACGCCGGCATTCATGACCTTCTGGATGGTGTCTATTCTGTGGCCAGCGTTAAGGTCTACAAGCCTCACCCTTCAGTATATGATCTCGCCGTAACTGGACTTGATCTGGATGCCCGCCAGATCAGCTTTCAATCCTCTAATGGATGGGACGCTTACTCCGCAAAAGACTATGGCTTCAAAACGCTGTGGTGTAACCGTTTCGGTCAAGCAGAGGAACGTTTGCCCTCATCTCCAGATTTTCAAATAACAAATTTAAGAGAGATGCTGCCGATCCTCGGGGTCTAG
- a CDS encoding lytic transglycosylase domain-containing protein yields MQELNADILKCIKSSALSGAIFLAGLLPLEAHANQSSQLDTDSIEIRSAINSSLDNANIPTPTQKPENVALVVPPTKPLANKHISDIPTPLKRPAGMQFAPPPYATGLLTSKDKAVYEKAFSYLSKYKWRQAVAEADKATYPLPAKFIRWSWLRAYKGGATFEEITSFVIDNPDWPYRQTLLRRAEEALINPIDARRTISWFYERPPITGMGMQRYGEALLAVGQAEEGKKWIRKAWHEGNFSKGLENKFLRQHKKLLSLEDHENRLDRLLWGRRAEDAIRMLDRVSSDQKKVAIARIRLMRMSKNVDAGVRQVPDQLQNDYGFIFDRIKWRRRKGRDEDAQSLLLKVPSTAPYPEIWWREREIQARKLLRKGHITDAYQLASQHGLTSGAKFAEAEWLAGWVALRFLHEYDEALAHFTRLYNNVSYPISRSRGAYWIARSYAALKDKKSARYWYEQGSQFSSTFYGQLSMAELNTNEAPDLKKKSSFGSQAKSRLDQDELVLIVKNLAELGQARYTRPFLMKLTERSQSAEDYVYLAKLSEEIERPDYSVAVAKRASQLGTELPDISWPTAIELPEDAAIEHPLILAITRQESAFATDAVSPAGARGLMQLMPRTAKHVSKKLKLSYSRSRLIQDPAYNVTLGSNYLGNLIDRFDGSYILAIASYNAGGSRVRRWIEDWGDPRRGDINTVDWIELIPFSETRNYVQRVMENLQVYRQLTATPEYELVQLDIDLSRGGPAN; encoded by the coding sequence ATGCAGGAACTAAACGCCGACATACTCAAATGTATCAAAAGCTCAGCACTGTCTGGAGCCATATTTTTGGCTGGTTTGCTGCCTTTAGAAGCGCATGCGAACCAATCATCTCAGTTAGACACTGATTCAATTGAAATTCGTTCGGCCATTAATTCCTCGCTAGATAACGCGAACATTCCAACGCCAACCCAAAAGCCAGAAAATGTTGCGCTGGTTGTTCCACCAACAAAACCTTTAGCTAATAAGCATATCTCTGATATTCCGACACCGCTCAAGCGGCCTGCCGGAATGCAGTTTGCCCCACCTCCATATGCCACGGGTCTTTTAACTTCAAAAGATAAAGCAGTTTATGAAAAAGCGTTTTCCTACCTGAGCAAATATAAATGGCGGCAAGCTGTTGCTGAGGCAGACAAAGCAACTTATCCGCTACCAGCCAAGTTTATTCGCTGGAGTTGGTTAAGAGCGTATAAGGGCGGCGCGACATTTGAGGAGATCACCAGTTTTGTGATCGACAATCCGGACTGGCCATACCGTCAAACCCTTCTTCGCAGGGCTGAGGAAGCCTTGATCAATCCGATTGATGCAAGAAGAACGATTTCCTGGTTCTATGAGCGCCCGCCGATCACCGGAATGGGCATGCAACGGTATGGAGAAGCATTGCTTGCAGTCGGTCAAGCGGAAGAAGGAAAAAAATGGATCCGTAAAGCCTGGCATGAAGGTAACTTTAGCAAGGGTCTAGAGAACAAGTTCTTACGCCAGCATAAAAAATTATTAAGCCTCGAAGATCACGAAAACAGGCTAGACAGGCTGTTGTGGGGGCGCCGCGCAGAAGATGCCATTCGGATGCTTGATCGTGTTTCATCTGACCAGAAAAAAGTAGCTATCGCTCGTATTCGGCTAATGCGCATGTCCAAAAATGTCGACGCTGGCGTTCGCCAGGTTCCAGATCAGCTGCAAAACGATTATGGCTTCATATTTGATCGGATTAAATGGCGTCGCAGAAAAGGCCGCGACGAAGATGCACAGTCCTTGTTGCTAAAAGTTCCGAGCACCGCACCATATCCAGAAATCTGGTGGCGTGAGAGGGAAATACAGGCACGTAAACTTTTGCGGAAGGGACACATTACAGACGCCTATCAACTTGCAAGTCAACACGGCTTGACGAGCGGAGCCAAGTTTGCGGAAGCAGAGTGGCTAGCCGGATGGGTCGCGCTTCGTTTCCTTCATGAATATGACGAGGCTTTGGCGCATTTTACCCGTCTTTACAACAACGTCAGTTATCCAATAAGCCGGTCACGCGGGGCTTACTGGATCGCCAGGTCCTATGCAGCTTTAAAAGACAAAAAGTCTGCCCGTTACTGGTATGAGCAAGGTAGCCAGTTCAGCTCAACTTTCTATGGGCAGCTCTCCATGGCTGAGCTCAATACAAATGAAGCTCCAGACCTCAAGAAAAAATCCTCCTTTGGATCTCAAGCCAAAAGTCGGCTTGACCAGGACGAATTGGTTCTCATTGTCAAAAATCTGGCCGAATTGGGCCAGGCACGATACACGCGCCCCTTCTTAATGAAATTAACTGAAAGGTCTCAGTCTGCAGAAGACTATGTGTATCTTGCTAAATTATCTGAAGAGATTGAGCGACCTGATTATTCAGTTGCGGTTGCAAAACGCGCCTCTCAACTTGGAACGGAACTTCCAGATATTAGCTGGCCAACTGCAATCGAGCTTCCTGAAGATGCCGCCATTGAGCACCCTCTCATTCTGGCTATTACAAGACAGGAAAGCGCGTTTGCAACAGATGCCGTCTCTCCTGCTGGTGCGAGAGGCTTGATGCAATTGATGCCAAGAACGGCGAAACACGTCTCCAAAAAGCTCAAACTTTCCTATTCCAGATCCCGTTTAATACAGGATCCCGCTTATAATGTAACTTTGGGTAGCAATTATCTAGGCAACTTGATTGATCGTTTCGATGGATCCTATATCCTTGCGATTGCCTCCTATAACGCAGGGGGCTCTCGCGTTCGCCGGTGGATAGAAGATTGGGGTGACCCACGCCGGGGTGACATAAACACAGTCGACTGGATTGAGCTCATTCCGTTCAGTGAGACAAGAAACTATGTTCAGCGCGTTATGGAAAACCTTCAAGTTTACAGACAGCTAACAGCTACACCAGAATATGAACTTGTACAGCTAGACATTGATTTGTCTCGGGGTGGACCTGCAAACTAA
- a CDS encoding GNAT family N-acetyltransferase, translated as MGKNVEFVDLFSVEKSKVLSLMNNAEVRRYLPLLSGEFTEKACEDFLLSKKRLWEVNGFGPFAISVDGKFAGWGGLQQEGEDVDFALVLHPDFWGCGGQVFQYFKRQAFEEMDIQSITILLPTYRPSYKALERFGFLQEDDVQINGQIFLRFRLLNPKS; from the coding sequence ATGGGAAAGAATGTTGAATTTGTGGACCTTTTTTCTGTTGAGAAGAGCAAAGTTCTCAGCTTGATGAATAACGCTGAAGTCAGGCGTTATCTGCCTCTACTCTCTGGTGAGTTTACCGAAAAAGCATGTGAGGATTTTCTCTTAAGCAAGAAAAGGTTGTGGGAAGTCAATGGGTTTGGACCCTTCGCTATATCTGTTGATGGAAAGTTTGCAGGTTGGGGCGGGTTGCAGCAAGAGGGGGAAGATGTGGATTTTGCCCTTGTGCTGCATCCGGATTTCTGGGGATGTGGGGGGCAAGTGTTTCAATATTTCAAACGGCAAGCGTTTGAGGAAATGGACATTCAATCCATTACAATCTTACTCCCCACTTATCGACCAAGCTATAAAGCCCTTGAGAGGTTTGGGTTCCTTCAAGAGGATGATGTTCAAATTAATGGGCAAATATTCCTGAGATTTCGTCTCCTGAATCCCAAGTCATAA